The following proteins are co-located in the Spirosoma montaniterrae genome:
- a CDS encoding helix-hairpin-helix domain-containing protein, protein MSVQSNDDEPAGDVLNSNTTYDIVVSPTGLITELSDTVDAMDGAEVEVVEIVNEADGTNIELTIIEEPTNQPGVTSVDRFIEIEGIGHKVAEMLTKAGILKFSQLAETPIERIREILAASGTFYRIYDATHWQNVETQDFASQSQPQDFASQPQPQDITSSRATTEPKPTDDQPRSNKRE, encoded by the coding sequence CTCAACTCAAATACAACATATGACATTGTTGTCAGCCCCACCGGCCTGATCACCGAGTTGTCGGACACGGTCGATGCGATGGACGGAGCCGAGGTGGAAGTAGTTGAAATTGTAAACGAGGCCGACGGCACCAATATCGAACTGACCATTATAGAAGAGCCAACCAATCAGCCGGGCGTTACCAGCGTAGATCGGTTTATTGAAATAGAAGGTATTGGTCATAAAGTAGCCGAGATGCTGACGAAGGCGGGCATTCTGAAGTTTTCGCAGTTGGCCGAAACACCCATTGAGCGGATTCGCGAGATATTGGCCGCATCGGGCACGTTTTACCGCATCTACGACGCCACCCATTGGCAGAACGTAGAGACGCAAGATTTTGCGTCTCAATCTCAACCACAAGATTTTGCGTCTCAACCTCAACCACAAGATATTACCTCGTCACGTGCGACGACCGAGCCAAAGCCCACCGACGACCAGCCCCGTTCCAACAAACGTGAA